The proteins below come from a single Miscanthus floridulus cultivar M001 chromosome 1, ASM1932011v1, whole genome shotgun sequence genomic window:
- the LOC136449990 gene encoding ADP,ATP carrier protein 1, mitochondrial-like yields MADELRSTSVVQKVHGQSALLSRISSYSAMNNPVFNNAYSAYNAPRRSYHGMNATVGLSSVMAPSPVFASAPKEKGFSGFMIDFMMGGVSAAVSKTAAAPIERVKLLIQNQDEMLKTGRLSEPYKGIGDCFGRTIRDEGFVSLWRGNTANVIRYFPTQALNFAFKDHFKRMFNFKKDKDGYWKWFAGNLASGGAAGACSLFFVYSLDYARTRLANDAKAAKKGGERQFNGLVDVYRKTLASDGIRGLYRGFNISCVGIIVYRGLYFGMYDSLKPVLLVGTLQDNFLASFMLGWGITIGAGLASYPIDTVRRRMMMTSGEAVKYNSSLDAFKQIVAKEGTKSLFKGAGANILRAVAGAGVLAGYDKLQVIVLGKKYGSGGG; encoded by the exons ATGGCGGATGAACTACGCTCTACATCTGTGGTCCAGAAGGTCCATGGGCAGTCCGCGCTATTGAGCAGAATCTCTTCCTATTCTGCCATGAACAATCCTGTATTCAACAATGCCTATTCTGCTTACAATGCGCCCCGGAGGTCATATCATGGGATGAATGCAACTGTTGGACTCTCATCTGTCATGGCACCATCCCCTGTCTTCGCTTCTGCCCCAAAAGAGAAAGGCTTTTCTGGATTTATGATCGACTTTATGATGGGTGGAGTTTCTGCTGCTGTCTCCAAGACAGCTGCTGCTCCGATTGAGCGTGTCAAGCTTTTGATTCAGAACCAAGATGAAATGCTTAAGACTGGCAGGCTTTCTGAACCCTACAAGGGTATTGGGGACTGCTTTGGCCGGACAATCAGAGATGAGGGTTTTGTCTCACTGTGGAGAGGGAACACAGCTAATGTCATCCGCTACTTCCCCACACAG GCATTGAACTTTGCGTTCAAGGATCACTTCAAGCGAATGTTCAACTTTAAGAAGGACAAGGATGGGTACTGGAAGTGGTTTGCTGGAAATCTGGCTTctggaggagctgctggtgcttgcTCTCTATTCTTTGTGTATTCTCTGGATTACGCTCGTACGCGTTTGGCCAATGATGCCAAGGCTGCAAAGAAGGGTGGTGAGAGGCAGTTCAATGGACTTGTTGATGTTTACCGCAAGACCCTTGCCAGTGATGGTATTCGTGGCCTCTACCGTGGATTCAATATCTCTTGTGTGGGGATCATTGTGTACCGAGGTCTTTACTTCGGTATGTATGACTCCCTGAAGCCAGTGCTCCTTGTTGGTACCCTACAG GACAACTTCTTAGCCAGCTTCATGCTCGGCTGGGGTATTACCATTGGTGCTGGCCTTGCCTCATACCCCATTGATACTGTTCGCCGTCGCATGATGATGACATCTGGTGAGGCCGTCAAGTACAACAGCTCCTTGGATGCGTTCAAGCAGATTGTCGCAAAGGAGGGTACCAAGTCCCTTTTCAAGGGTGCTGGCGCAAACATCCTCCGTGCTGTCGCTGGTGCTGGTGTCCTTGCTGGGTACGACAAGCTCCAGGTGATCGTCTTGGGCAAGAAGTACGGGTCTGGTGGGGGCTAA